One genomic segment of Thermovibrio guaymasensis includes these proteins:
- the ribF gene encoding bifunctional riboflavin kinase/FMN adenylyltransferase: MQGVCCTVGKFNAFHVGHRKLIEEARKRCGNVKVISIRGKGIELLSDRERREIIRDLGVEVIDIPFSKVKDLSPEEFFKLLKDFGCSKLIVGKDWRFGRGRSAGVKEALRLGREFGIEVIPVDTVEFNGGKVGTSRIFDLLLQGNVEEANELLGFPFFVIGKVVEGRKLGRKIGFPTLNVDVGRELPLKRGVYVVRLSFDGKSFYGVANYGVRPTFGTLEPLLEVHVPEENLPSLYGKEVRVEFLKFLRPEISFSSVEELGKQIKLDVRKLKRFLEERVGK; this comes from the coding sequence TTGCAAGGAGTCTGTTGCACGGTAGGGAAGTTTAACGCCTTCCACGTTGGCCATAGGAAGTTAATTGAAGAGGCAAGGAAGAGGTGTGGTAACGTAAAGGTAATCTCAATAAGGGGGAAGGGAATTGAGCTCCTTTCAGATAGGGAGAGGAGAGAGATAATTAGGGACTTAGGAGTTGAGGTTATTGATATTCCATTTTCCAAAGTAAAAGACCTCTCCCCGGAGGAGTTCTTTAAGCTCTTAAAGGACTTTGGCTGTTCAAAGCTTATCGTTGGTAAGGACTGGAGGTTTGGAAGGGGAAGGAGCGCTGGGGTAAAGGAGGCCTTAAGGCTGGGGAGGGAGTTTGGAATAGAGGTTATCCCTGTTGATACGGTTGAGTTCAACGGGGGGAAGGTAGGAACGAGCAGGATTTTTGACCTCCTTTTACAAGGGAATGTTGAGGAAGCTAATGAGCTCCTCGGTTTTCCCTTCTTCGTTATTGGAAAGGTTGTAGAGGGGAGGAAGTTGGGAAGGAAGATTGGCTTTCCTACGCTTAACGTTGACGTAGGGAGGGAGCTCCCCCTTAAAAGGGGTGTTTACGTAGTTAGATTGAGCTTTGACGGTAAAAGCTTTTACGGCGTTGCAAACTATGGGGTGAGGCCGACTTTTGGCACCTTAGAGCCCCTCTTAGAAGTTCACGTTCCTGAAGAGAACCTTCCTTCCCTTTACGGTAAAGAGGTAAGAGTTGAGTTTTTGAAGTTCTTAAGGCCTGAAATTTCCTTCAGTAGCGTTGAAGAGCTCGGCAAACAGATTAAATTAGACGTTAGAAAACTTAAAAGATTTTTGGAGGAGAGAGTTGGAAAGTAA
- the deoC gene encoding deoxyribose-phosphate aldolase produces the protein MDEEFLLSKIDYSVLKATVVRAKVLEAAEDTKRYGFATLCVFPKHVSTARLVLPKEKVCAVIGFPLSTVPTELKLSEVSYVLNQGAGELDVVVDLGAVKEGDWASIERELLEIRNEASDAVLKLILECCYLTEEEKRTLCRLASDCGWDFVKTSTGYGSYGATIIDVENLKDWCGKGVKVKAAGGIRTLEEVKRFLNAGADRIGTSSGVEIARSLLHGREV, from the coding sequence ATGGATGAAGAGTTTCTCCTTTCAAAGATAGACTATTCCGTCTTGAAGGCTACGGTTGTAAGGGCAAAAGTCCTTGAAGCTGCTGAAGATACTAAGAGGTACGGTTTTGCAACTCTGTGCGTTTTCCCAAAACACGTTTCAACGGCAAGGTTAGTCCTTCCGAAGGAGAAGGTCTGTGCCGTTATAGGTTTTCCCCTGTCTACAGTCCCCACCGAACTTAAGCTGAGTGAAGTTTCTTACGTTTTAAATCAGGGAGCAGGGGAACTTGACGTTGTAGTTGACCTTGGTGCCGTTAAAGAGGGGGACTGGGCCTCTATAGAGAGGGAGCTCTTAGAAATTAGAAATGAAGCTTCGGATGCAGTTTTAAAACTTATACTGGAGTGCTGCTACTTAACGGAGGAAGAGAAGAGGACTCTCTGCCGCCTTGCCTCTGACTGTGGCTGGGATTTCGTTAAGACTTCTACAGGTTACGGTTCCTATGGAGCAACTATAATCGACGTTGAGAATTTAAAGGACTGGTGTGGAAAGGGGGTAAAGGTTAAGGCTGCAGGGGGAATAAGGACTTTAGAGGAGGTTAAGCGATTCCTAAATGCAGGGGCAGATAGGATAGGTACTAGCAGTGGGGTTGAGATTGCAAGGAGTCTGTTGCACGGTAGGGAAGTTTAA
- a CDS encoding pseudouridine synthase, which produces MRLNKFLAYAGLGARRKVEELIKQGRVEVNGEIVDSPAVEVDPKKDVVKVDGERVRLPKKFVYIAFNKPQGVLTAMERAPGDKRPIVADYFRHYPVRLFPVGRLDYNTEGLLIMTNDGELADRLAHPRYHVPKTYIAKVKGKVKPAEIERMRKGALLVDDKGKKFFIKPIDVKLLHPSKTGRNTYVQITIDQGKNRVVRRFFDRFDHGVLKLKRVAVGPVKLGNLPKGHYRELTPEEVKKLKQAAGMEEK; this is translated from the coding sequence ATGAGGCTTAACAAGTTTTTAGCATACGCAGGACTTGGAGCAAGGAGAAAGGTAGAGGAACTCATAAAACAGGGAAGGGTTGAGGTAAACGGGGAAATAGTTGATTCCCCTGCAGTTGAAGTTGACCCCAAAAAGGACGTAGTAAAGGTTGACGGAGAAAGAGTAAGGCTCCCGAAGAAGTTTGTTTATATAGCCTTTAACAAGCCACAGGGAGTATTAACTGCTATGGAGAGGGCTCCCGGCGATAAAAGGCCAATCGTCGCCGACTACTTTAGACACTACCCTGTTCGCCTATTCCCAGTTGGAAGGTTAGACTACAACACCGAAGGCCTCTTGATAATGACAAATGACGGTGAGCTTGCAGACAGGCTTGCCCACCCCCGCTACCACGTCCCGAAAACCTACATAGCGAAGGTCAAGGGAAAGGTAAAGCCTGCAGAAATAGAGAGGATGAGGAAGGGGGCTCTCTTAGTTGACGATAAGGGAAAGAAGTTCTTCATCAAACCCATTGACGTTAAGCTCCTTCACCCCAGCAAAACGGGAAGGAACACTTACGTTCAGATAACAATAGACCAGGGAAAGAACAGAGTGGTAAGGCGCTTCTTTGACAGGTTTGACCATGGAGTTTTAAAGTTAAAGAGGGTTGCAGTAGGGCCAGTTAAACTGGGGAACCTTCCAAAAGGCCACTACAGGGAATTAACTCCCGAAGAGGTTAAAAAGCTAAAGCAGGCTGCAGGAATGGAGGAAAAGTGA
- the kdsA gene encoding 3-deoxy-8-phosphooctulonate synthase, which produces MIVIAGPCVIEDRETVFKVAKAAKKLQSAHPEHTFIFKASFDKANRSSLSSYRGPGIEKGLEILREVKEKFSLPVTTDIHEPWQAEEVAEVVDVIQIPAFLCRQTDLLVAAARTGKTVNIKKGQFMAPWDMENAVEKVRKSGGKEVWTTERGTTFGYNNLVVDFRSIPIMKEFSDRVIFDATHSVQKPGGLGRVSGGDREFVPYLSRAAVSVGVDGLFFETHPEPDKALSDGPNMVPLKEFKPLIGKLFRLEKSVRELFNGR; this is translated from the coding sequence GTGATAGTAATAGCAGGGCCTTGCGTCATTGAAGATAGAGAAACGGTCTTTAAGGTGGCTAAAGCTGCTAAGAAGCTCCAGTCCGCTCATCCCGAGCACACCTTCATTTTTAAAGCCTCCTTTGATAAGGCTAATAGGAGCTCCCTCTCCTCTTACAGGGGACCAGGGATAGAAAAGGGGCTTGAAATCCTAAGAGAGGTTAAAGAGAAGTTCTCCCTTCCAGTAACAACAGACATACATGAGCCTTGGCAGGCAGAAGAGGTTGCAGAAGTCGTTGACGTCATTCAAATTCCAGCTTTCCTGTGCCGACAGACGGACCTTTTAGTAGCTGCAGCAAGAACCGGTAAGACGGTGAACATTAAAAAGGGCCAGTTTATGGCTCCCTGGGACATGGAAAACGCAGTAGAAAAAGTCAGAAAGAGCGGGGGAAAAGAGGTCTGGACTACTGAGAGGGGAACCACCTTCGGGTACAATAACCTTGTCGTTGACTTTCGCTCAATTCCAATAATGAAGGAGTTTTCAGACAGGGTTATATTTGACGCAACCCACTCAGTCCAAAAGCCCGGCGGTCTTGGAAGGGTGAGCGGAGGAGATAGGGAGTTCGTTCCTTACCTTTCACGGGCAGCAGTTTCAGTTGGTGTAGATGGTCTATTCTTTGAAACCCATCCAGAACCGGATAAAGCCCTTTCAGACGGTCCCAACATGGTACCTTTGAAGGAATTTAAACCTTTAATTGGTAAACTGTTCAGACTTGAAAAGTCCGTTAGGGAGCTCTTTAATGGAAGATAA
- a CDS encoding endonuclease III domain-containing protein: MEDNKRIKEILNRIKKEYKKWNPPVVSFMAESGSDPFKILVATVLSLRTKDEVTAKAANRLFQVADTPEKLLKLKEKEIASLIYPVGFYKRKAKQLKEIARILVENYKGKVPDSLEELLKLPGVGRKTANLVITEAYGKDGICVDTHVHRITNRLGYVKTKTPEETEMALRKKLPKELWKEINKLLVALGQTICHPTSPKCSQCPVNELCPKIGVERSR, encoded by the coding sequence ATGGAAGATAATAAGAGAATAAAAGAAATCTTAAACAGAATAAAGAAAGAGTACAAAAAGTGGAACCCACCGGTAGTAAGCTTTATGGCAGAAAGTGGTAGTGACCCTTTTAAAATACTCGTAGCAACTGTTTTGAGTTTAAGGACGAAGGACGAAGTAACGGCAAAGGCAGCCAACAGACTTTTTCAGGTTGCAGACACTCCGGAGAAACTCCTAAAGTTGAAAGAGAAGGAAATAGCTTCCCTGATATACCCGGTAGGTTTTTACAAAAGAAAGGCTAAACAGTTAAAAGAGATAGCGAGAATCCTCGTTGAAAACTACAAAGGAAAGGTTCCAGACTCCCTTGAGGAGCTCCTAAAACTACCGGGAGTTGGAAGGAAAACTGCAAACCTTGTAATAACTGAAGCCTACGGTAAAGACGGAATATGTGTTGATACCCACGTTCACAGGATAACAAACAGGCTCGGCTACGTTAAGACGAAAACCCCTGAAGAAACGGAAATGGCTCTAAGGAAGAAATTACCAAAGGAACTCTGGAAGGAGATTAATAAGCTCTTAGTAGCCTTAGGTCAAACCATATGTCACCCAACATCTCCAAAGTGCTCCCAGTGCCCTGTAAACGAGCTTTGTCCCAAAATCGGAGTTGAAAGGAGCAGGTAA
- a CDS encoding nicotinate phosphoribosyltransferase, with protein MGISPLLTDLYEITMLYAYFKNGKTEEASFELFTRELPKNRNYLIFAGLPWVVEFVENLHFSNEDIDYIYSLKIFPDDFLDFLKGFRFTGKIYSMKEGEIFFQNEPVIRVEAPIYQAQLLETTLMNQVHISSLIASKAARVYTVSGGRKLADFSLRRTHGVDAGIKVAYSTYLAGFDGTSNVLAGKLFGIPVIGTVAHSFIMAFNSEEEAFRAYLKAFPEKAVLLVDTYDTVEGVKRAIRVAKELGVKLKGIRLDSGDVVKLSKVARELLDEAGFTDCKIIVSGGLDEYRIAQIVREGAPVDSFGVGTKVGTSADSPYIDFVYKLVQIGNRPIMKMSPGKKMYPGKKQVFRQEGQDLLTLESEKHTGKPLLELVVKDGKRVKNLPTLTEAREYCLENLSKLPPQLKDIYSKAYYPVVVSKELEELYEKLEKELTEDQ; from the coding sequence ATGGGTATATCCCCTCTACTAACAGACCTGTACGAAATAACAATGCTTTACGCTTACTTTAAAAATGGAAAAACGGAAGAAGCCTCCTTTGAGCTCTTTACGAGGGAGCTCCCAAAAAACAGGAACTACCTTATTTTTGCAGGTCTTCCTTGGGTTGTTGAATTTGTAGAAAACCTCCACTTTTCAAATGAAGATATAGACTACATCTACTCCTTAAAGATTTTCCCTGATGACTTCCTTGACTTCCTAAAAGGTTTCAGGTTTACCGGGAAAATCTACTCAATGAAAGAGGGAGAAATATTCTTCCAGAATGAGCCAGTCATAAGGGTTGAAGCCCCTATATACCAAGCTCAGCTATTAGAAACAACTCTAATGAACCAAGTTCATATCTCTTCACTAATAGCTTCCAAAGCTGCAAGGGTATATACAGTTTCAGGTGGAAGGAAGTTAGCAGACTTTTCACTAAGGAGAACCCACGGAGTAGATGCAGGAATCAAGGTTGCATATTCAACCTACTTAGCAGGATTTGACGGAACGTCCAACGTTCTAGCCGGCAAACTCTTTGGAATTCCAGTAATTGGGACTGTAGCCCACTCTTTCATAATGGCCTTTAACAGTGAGGAAGAGGCGTTCAGGGCTTACCTTAAAGCATTTCCGGAAAAAGCAGTCCTACTAGTTGATACCTACGATACGGTAGAGGGAGTAAAAAGGGCGATAAGAGTTGCAAAGGAGCTTGGAGTAAAGCTAAAAGGAATTAGGCTAGATAGCGGAGACGTCGTTAAACTTTCAAAGGTAGCAAGGGAGCTCCTAGACGAGGCAGGCTTTACAGATTGCAAAATCATAGTCAGCGGAGGTTTGGACGAGTACAGAATAGCCCAAATAGTGAGGGAGGGAGCTCCAGTTGACTCTTTCGGAGTTGGAACAAAAGTCGGAACTTCCGCCGACTCTCCCTACATAGACTTTGTTTACAAGCTAGTTCAAATCGGAAACCGACCGATAATGAAAATGAGCCCCGGAAAGAAAATGTATCCGGGTAAGAAGCAAGTATTTAGACAGGAAGGTCAAGATCTACTAACCCTTGAGAGTGAAAAGCACACCGGTAAACCTCTCCTTGAACTTGTAGTAAAGGATGGAAAGAGAGTAAAGAACCTACCGACCCTCACTGAGGCAAGGGAATACTGTTTGGAAAACCTAAGTAAACTACCGCCTCAGCTTAAAGATATCTACTCAAAAGCTTACTACCCTGTAGTTGTGAGTAAAGAACTTGAGGAACTCTACGAGAAACTTGAGAAGGAACTAACGGAGGACCAATGA